One genomic region from Nostoc sphaeroides encodes:
- a CDS encoding 3-deoxy-7-phosphoheptulonate synthase: MHNKLFNSNIDNANIENDRILLTPNEVKSKLPLTQLAEQRVLAYRQEIEHILDFQDRRKFIVVGPCSIHDPKAALEYSEKLKRLAERVQDKLLLIMRVYFEKPRTTVGWKGLINDPDMDDSFHVENGLLIARDLLLKITELGLPAGTEALDPIIPQYISELITWSAIGARTTESQTHREMASGLSMPVGFKNGTDGNIQVALNALQSARNPHSFLGINQNGQVSVFQTKGNGYGHVILRGGSQPNFDAANVKLVEEKLKQADLPPRIVIDCSHGNTNKDYKLQGAVLENIVQQIVDGNTSIVGMMLESHLHEGSQAITGKEELKYGISVTDKCIGWEETEKIILAAHEKLK, encoded by the coding sequence ATGCACAACAAATTATTTAATAGTAATATCGACAACGCTAACATTGAGAACGATCGCATTTTATTAACTCCCAATGAAGTCAAGTCAAAATTACCTTTAACACAATTAGCCGAGCAAAGAGTTTTAGCATATAGGCAAGAAATAGAACATATCCTAGATTTTCAGGATCGCCGAAAATTTATAGTAGTTGGCCCATGCTCAATCCACGACCCAAAAGCAGCACTTGAATATTCTGAAAAGTTGAAAAGATTGGCCGAGCGAGTCCAGGATAAGCTACTATTAATTATGCGAGTGTACTTTGAAAAACCAAGAACAACCGTAGGCTGGAAAGGGTTAATTAACGATCCAGATATGGATGATTCTTTCCATGTAGAGAATGGGTTATTAATTGCACGGGATCTATTATTAAAAATTACAGAATTGGGATTACCTGCTGGTACAGAAGCACTAGATCCAATCATACCTCAATATATTAGTGAACTAATTACGTGGTCTGCCATTGGGGCACGCACGACCGAATCACAAACTCACCGCGAAATGGCAAGTGGACTTTCGATGCCTGTGGGTTTTAAAAACGGTACTGACGGCAATATTCAAGTAGCTTTGAATGCTCTACAATCAGCTAGAAACCCGCATAGTTTTCTGGGAATTAATCAAAACGGACAGGTCAGCGTCTTTCAAACTAAAGGTAATGGCTACGGTCACGTAATTTTAAGGGGTGGTAGTCAACCCAACTTTGATGCAGCAAATGTCAAACTGGTAGAAGAAAAATTAAAACAGGCAGATTTACCACCCAGGATTGTTATCGACTGTAGCCACGGCAATACCAATAAAGATTACAAATTACAAGGTGCAGTCTTAGAAAATATTGTTCAGCAAATAGTAGATGGTAATACATCAATAGTTGGCATGATGTTGGAATCGCATTTGCATGAAGGTAGTCAAGCAATTACTGGTAAAGAAGAATTAAAATATGGGATTTCTGTAACTGATAAATGTATCGGCTGGGAAGAAACCGAAAAAATTATTTTGGCTGCTCACGAAAAACTTAAATAA
- a CDS encoding 2TM domain-containing protein, translating to MTTFEPKSLRSYSQDDVQQILQLAIARQADDKDTEFSYEQILEIAAELEISPDSLKLAERDWVVQQGQVQQRKAFEAYRIRRFQKRLGNYAIFNGFFILVDLITGGGISGSLYILLFCGLPVGFDVWNTFQLKGEEYEVAFQKWSRNHQIKKTISTVLNKWFKALQP from the coding sequence ATGACGACATTTGAACCCAAGAGCCTCCGCTCTTATAGCCAAGATGATGTCCAACAAATTCTGCAATTAGCGATCGCTCGTCAAGCTGACGACAAAGATACAGAATTTTCTTATGAGCAGATATTAGAAATTGCTGCTGAGTTAGAAATTTCACCTGATTCTTTAAAGTTAGCAGAACGCGATTGGGTGGTACAACAGGGTCAAGTCCAACAGCGAAAGGCTTTTGAAGCTTACCGCATCAGAAGATTTCAGAAGCGTCTAGGGAATTATGCAATTTTCAATGGCTTTTTTATACTAGTCGATTTAATCACTGGTGGCGGAATTTCTGGATCGCTCTACATTTTGCTATTCTGCGGATTGCCTGTAGGGTTTGATGTCTGGAATACCTTTCAACTGAAAGGCGAAGAGTATGAAGTCGCATTCCAGAAGTGGAGCCGTAATCATCAGATTAAGAAAACCATCAGCACAGTTTTGAATAAGTGGTTTAAGGCATTACAGCCTTAG